A stretch of the Clavibacter sp. B3I6 genome encodes the following:
- a CDS encoding dihydrofolate reductase family protein, translating to MRKLTAGLFTSVDGVVESPNLFQGDYFDAELGAGMGRFMAQVTTAVLGRHGYEEWSSHWPGAPADDAFAAFINPIEKLVASRTLSGALGWNARLIEGDVAEALTALKRTDGGDIAVFASISLARQLLFAGVLDELTLMVHPVVAGAGRRLFGPDDPMTRLELVGSEITSRGNAVLTYARRD from the coding sequence ATGCGCAAGCTCACCGCCGGTCTGTTCACGTCCGTCGACGGCGTCGTGGAGTCGCCGAACCTGTTCCAGGGCGACTACTTCGACGCCGAGCTCGGCGCGGGGATGGGCCGCTTCATGGCGCAGGTCACCACGGCCGTGCTCGGCCGGCACGGATACGAGGAGTGGTCGTCGCACTGGCCCGGTGCCCCGGCGGACGACGCGTTCGCCGCCTTCATCAACCCGATCGAGAAGCTCGTCGCCTCGCGGACGCTCAGCGGCGCGCTCGGCTGGAACGCGCGCCTCATCGAGGGCGACGTGGCCGAGGCGCTCACCGCGCTGAAGCGCACCGATGGCGGCGACATCGCGGTCTTCGCCAGCATCTCGCTCGCCCGGCAGCTGCTGTTCGCGGGGGTGCTCGACGAGCTGACCCTCATGGTCCACCCGGTCGTCGCCGGGGCCGGCCGCCGCCTGTTCGGGCCCGACGACCCGATGACGCGGCTGGAGCTCGTCGGCTCGGAGATCACGAGCCGGGGCAACGCCGTGCTCACCTACGCGCGGCGGGACTGA
- a CDS encoding carbohydrate ABC transporter permease, protein MTDTAARVAASAPGRMPRPVGSRRPRPERSWISTVVGVVILALMLFPVYWMVNISLQPAGPAIQAAWFPFEAQFEGYATALSEQGRALGTSLVIALGSVVLSLAIATPAAYALAQFKFKWINIVLFGILISQMIPGIVVANALYAAYNDVGLLNSIPGLILADSTAGIPFAILIMRAFMANIPPSIIEAAKVDGAGNFRAFRSIVLPVSLNAVITAGLFTFLFTWSDFLFALTLTTTDDVRPITLGIYQYIGTYTADWSTVMATAVLASLPAIVLLLAAQRFIAAGATGGAVK, encoded by the coding sequence ATGACTGACACCGCCGCCCGCGTCGCCGCCTCCGCGCCTGGCCGCATGCCGCGCCCCGTCGGATCCCGCCGCCCGCGCCCCGAGCGGAGCTGGATCTCCACGGTGGTCGGCGTCGTGATCCTCGCCCTCATGCTGTTCCCCGTCTACTGGATGGTGAACATCTCCCTGCAGCCCGCGGGCCCGGCGATCCAGGCCGCGTGGTTCCCGTTCGAGGCGCAGTTCGAGGGGTACGCGACGGCGCTCAGCGAGCAGGGGCGGGCGCTCGGCACGAGCCTCGTGATCGCGCTCGGCAGCGTCGTGCTCAGCCTTGCCATCGCGACGCCGGCGGCCTACGCGCTGGCGCAGTTCAAGTTCAAGTGGATCAACATCGTGCTCTTCGGGATCCTCATCTCGCAGATGATCCCCGGCATCGTCGTCGCCAACGCGCTGTACGCCGCGTACAACGACGTGGGGCTGCTCAACTCGATCCCCGGCCTGATCCTCGCGGACTCCACGGCCGGCATCCCGTTCGCGATCCTCATCATGCGGGCGTTCATGGCGAACATCCCGCCGTCGATCATCGAGGCGGCGAAGGTGGACGGCGCCGGCAACTTCCGGGCCTTCCGCTCGATCGTGCTGCCCGTGAGCCTCAACGCCGTGATCACGGCCGGGCTCTTCACGTTCCTCTTCACCTGGAGCGACTTCCTGTTCGCGCTCACGCTCACCACGACCGATGACGTGCGCCCCATCACCCTCGGGATCTACCAGTACATCGGGACGTACACCGCGGACTGGAGCACGGTGATGGCGACGGCCGTGCTCGCGTCGCTCCCCGCGATCGTGCTGCTCCTCGCGGCGCAGCGCTTCATCGCGGCGGGCGCGACGGGCGGCGCGGTCAAGTGA
- a CDS encoding CrcB family protein, with the protein MTGPLVFALICLAGGAGSALRLVVDGAVRGRVGGAYPVGTTVINVTGSFGLGLLTGAAAQAGLPHDLLLILGGGLMGGYTTFSTASLETVRLAQAGRVGAALANGVGMLVVAIAAAGLGILVGSGL; encoded by the coding sequence GTGACCGGCCCGCTCGTCTTCGCGCTCATCTGCCTCGCGGGCGGGGCGGGATCCGCCCTGCGCCTCGTCGTCGACGGCGCGGTCCGCGGTCGGGTGGGCGGCGCGTACCCGGTGGGCACGACCGTGATCAACGTCACCGGCTCGTTCGGGCTCGGCCTCCTCACCGGCGCCGCCGCGCAGGCCGGCCTCCCGCACGACCTGCTCCTGATCCTCGGCGGCGGCCTGATGGGCGGCTACACGACCTTCAGCACCGCGAGCCTCGAGACGGTGCGGCTGGCGCAGGCCGGACGCGTCGGGGCCGCGCTCGCGAACGGCGTGGGGATGCTCGTGGTCGCCATCGCGGCGGCGGGCCTGGGGATCCTGGTGGGATCCGGGCTCTGA
- a CDS encoding ThuA domain-containing protein: MTDTTSPLRVTVWGENRHEQIEQHVQERYPTGMHGAVAEGVQENLPEAHVEIATMDQPEHGLTEELLARTDVLTWWGHAAHGEVDDEIVERVHRHVLAGMGLIVLHSGHWSKIFTKLMGTTCTLRWRSEHDRELVWTVNPQHPITRGVPNPIVIDEQEMYGEYFDVPTPDELIFISGFTGGEVFRSGMTYRRGFGRIFFFSPGDQDFPVYHHPDVRRVIANACEWARATEERATPTLLRYESGEFFQGADYAGALER, translated from the coding sequence ATGACCGACACCACCTCCCCGCTCCGCGTCACCGTCTGGGGCGAGAACCGCCACGAGCAGATCGAGCAGCACGTGCAGGAGCGCTACCCGACCGGCATGCACGGCGCCGTCGCCGAGGGCGTGCAGGAGAACCTGCCCGAGGCGCACGTCGAGATCGCGACCATGGACCAGCCCGAGCACGGCCTCACCGAGGAGCTGCTCGCCCGCACCGACGTCCTCACCTGGTGGGGCCACGCCGCCCACGGCGAGGTGGACGACGAGATCGTCGAGCGCGTGCACCGCCACGTGCTCGCCGGGATGGGCCTCATCGTGCTGCACTCCGGCCACTGGTCGAAGATCTTCACGAAGCTGATGGGCACGACCTGCACCCTCCGCTGGCGCAGCGAGCACGACCGCGAGCTGGTGTGGACCGTGAACCCGCAGCACCCCATCACGCGGGGCGTGCCGAACCCGATCGTCATCGACGAGCAGGAGATGTACGGCGAGTACTTCGACGTGCCCACGCCCGACGAGCTGATCTTCATCTCCGGCTTCACGGGCGGCGAGGTGTTCCGCAGCGGCATGACCTACCGCCGCGGCTTCGGCCGGATCTTCTTCTTCTCGCCCGGCGACCAGGACTTCCCCGTCTACCACCACCCGGACGTGCGCCGCGTGATCGCGAACGCCTGCGAGTGGGCGCGCGCCACCGAGGAGCGTGCGACGCCGACGCTGCTGCGGTACGAGTCCGGCGAGTTCTTCCAGGGCGCCGACTACGCCGGGGCGCTCGAGCGATGA
- a CDS encoding sugar ABC transporter substrate-binding protein: MSPRSTARRRLTGAVALAATVPLVLAGCSGGGGGGGTSSGGSPSEITVTDYYNEGNDNEVIGATLTKCGESLGVSIKRTSIPGSSLIQKVLQQASSRTLPDVLMLDNPDLQQIAATGALAPLEDFGISTDGYAQGVVDAGTYEGKTYGLAPTVNTIALFYNTQMLADAGIQPPTTWDELKTASAALKDGDRYGIAMDANATYEGTWQFLPFMWSNGGDEKDIATPETAEALQLWTDLVKDGSASQSVVNWTQSDVNDQFMAGKTAMMINGPWQIPALTESGVEYGIAKIPAPEAGGTAVAPLGGEVWTVPQTGDEEKQAVAAKVVECLNSDENQLDMASKRFTIPSKTAVATEFGQQVPEEQVFVDLVADARARTGELGEEWPKAATKIYTAVQSALTGQSSPEDALKNAEQG, encoded by the coding sequence ATGTCCCCTCGATCCACCGCCCGCCGCCGCCTCACCGGCGCCGTCGCCCTCGCGGCGACCGTCCCCCTCGTCCTCGCCGGCTGCTCCGGCGGCGGCGGCGGAGGAGGCACCTCCTCGGGCGGCAGCCCCTCGGAGATCACCGTCACCGACTACTACAACGAGGGCAACGACAACGAGGTCATCGGCGCCACGCTCACGAAGTGCGGCGAGTCGCTCGGCGTCAGCATCAAGCGCACGTCGATCCCCGGCTCGAGCCTCATCCAGAAGGTGCTCCAGCAGGCGTCGTCGAGGACGCTGCCCGACGTGCTCATGCTCGACAACCCCGACCTGCAGCAGATCGCCGCGACCGGCGCGCTCGCCCCGCTCGAGGACTTCGGCATCTCCACCGACGGCTACGCGCAGGGCGTCGTGGACGCGGGCACCTACGAGGGCAAGACGTACGGCCTCGCGCCCACCGTGAACACCATCGCGCTCTTCTACAACACGCAGATGCTGGCCGATGCGGGCATCCAGCCGCCGACGACGTGGGACGAGCTGAAGACCGCCTCCGCCGCGCTGAAGGACGGCGACCGCTACGGCATCGCGATGGACGCCAACGCCACCTACGAGGGCACCTGGCAGTTCCTGCCCTTCATGTGGTCGAACGGCGGCGACGAGAAGGACATCGCGACCCCCGAGACCGCGGAGGCGCTGCAGCTCTGGACCGACCTCGTGAAGGACGGCTCGGCCTCGCAGAGCGTCGTCAACTGGACCCAGTCGGACGTCAACGACCAGTTCATGGCCGGCAAGACGGCGATGATGATCAACGGCCCGTGGCAGATCCCCGCGCTCACCGAGTCGGGCGTCGAGTACGGCATCGCGAAGATCCCCGCGCCCGAGGCCGGCGGCACCGCCGTGGCCCCGCTCGGCGGCGAGGTGTGGACCGTCCCGCAGACCGGTGACGAGGAGAAGCAGGCGGTGGCCGCGAAGGTCGTCGAGTGCCTCAACTCGGACGAGAACCAGCTCGACATGGCCAGCAAGCGCTTCACGATCCCGTCGAAGACCGCCGTCGCCACGGAGTTCGGCCAGCAGGTGCCCGAGGAGCAGGTGTTCGTCGACCTCGTCGCCGACGCCCGCGCCCGCACCGGCGAGCTCGGCGAGGAGTGGCCGAAGGCCGCCACCAAGATCTACACGGCCGTGCAGTCCGCGCTGACGGGCCAGTCCTCGCCGGAGGACGCGCTGAAGAACGCCGAGCAGGGCTGA
- a CDS encoding carbohydrate ABC transporter permease yields the protein MATTAVPARPVAEATGRARGAGAATDSSRPAPRRPRWRWERFFQAMFLVPAVVYLVLFFGYPVVKNVVMSFQEYTTTTFYTGEAPWVGFANYASVLSSGIFSTALLNTFLFTAGSIAGQFVIGLVLALFFRRSFPLNGLIRALLLLPWLLPLIVSSAVWKWILDQDSGVLNQALLGTGLVQDPVPWLTSPAFALITVIAVNVWIGIPFNMTILYGGLQDIPPELYEAGSLDGATGWKGFRHITWPLLRPVVGVVLVLGVVYTIKVLDIILGLTNGGPANATQTIATQSYTLSFQQFDFGSGAALSNILIAISAVFAVVYLRANRKAVDD from the coding sequence ATGGCGACGACCGCCGTCCCGGCCCGTCCGGTCGCCGAGGCGACCGGACGGGCCCGGGGCGCCGGTGCCGCGACGGATTCGTCGCGGCCCGCGCCCCGCCGGCCCCGCTGGAGGTGGGAGCGCTTCTTCCAGGCGATGTTCCTGGTGCCGGCGGTCGTCTACCTCGTGCTCTTCTTCGGCTACCCGGTCGTGAAGAACGTCGTCATGAGCTTCCAGGAGTACACGACGACCACCTTCTACACGGGCGAGGCGCCGTGGGTCGGGTTCGCGAACTACGCGTCCGTGCTCTCGTCGGGGATCTTCTCCACGGCGCTCCTCAACACGTTCCTCTTCACCGCGGGGTCCATCGCCGGCCAGTTCGTGATCGGCCTCGTGCTGGCGCTGTTCTTCCGCCGGTCGTTCCCGCTCAACGGGCTGATCCGCGCGCTGCTGCTCCTGCCGTGGCTGCTTCCGCTCATCGTCTCGAGCGCGGTGTGGAAGTGGATCCTCGACCAGGACTCGGGCGTGCTCAACCAGGCGCTGCTCGGCACGGGCCTCGTGCAGGACCCGGTGCCGTGGCTCACCAGCCCGGCCTTCGCGCTGATCACCGTGATCGCGGTGAACGTGTGGATCGGGATCCCGTTCAACATGACCATCCTCTACGGCGGCCTGCAGGACATCCCGCCGGAGCTGTACGAGGCCGGCTCCCTCGACGGGGCGACCGGCTGGAAGGGGTTCCGCCACATCACCTGGCCGCTGCTCCGACCGGTGGTGGGCGTGGTGCTCGTGCTCGGCGTCGTCTACACGATCAAGGTGCTCGACATCATCCTCGGCCTCACGAACGGCGGGCCCGCGAACGCGACGCAGACCATCGCGACGCAGTCGTACACGCTCTCGTTCCAGCAGTTCGACTTCGGGTCGGGCGCCGCCCTCAGCAACATCCTCATCGCCATCTCGGCGGTGTTCGCGGTGGTCTACCTCCGCGCGAACAGGAAGGCCGTCGATGACTGA
- a CDS encoding CrcB family protein: MTDDAAPLDLPAAHVDPGRPVHLRWSSLGLVALGGAAGTGIREALALTWPAPAGGFPLTILLINVVGAFALGALLEALARRGPDAGRRRGIRLLVGTGVLGGFTTYSSLATDAAVLTGPALGTALAYAGVTLVGGAAASVAGIATGAALHRSSAAGRATGTPS; encoded by the coding sequence ATGACCGACGACGCCGCGCCGCTCGACCTCCCCGCGGCGCACGTCGACCCCGGTCGTCCCGTCCATCTCCGCTGGTCGTCCCTGGGCCTCGTCGCGCTCGGCGGCGCGGCGGGCACCGGCATCCGCGAGGCGCTCGCGCTCACCTGGCCCGCCCCGGCCGGGGGCTTCCCGCTGACGATCCTCCTGATCAACGTGGTCGGCGCCTTCGCGCTCGGCGCGCTGCTGGAGGCGCTCGCCCGGCGCGGGCCCGACGCGGGGCGGCGCCGCGGGATCCGGCTGCTGGTCGGCACGGGCGTGCTCGGCGGCTTCACCACCTACAGCTCGCTCGCCACTGACGCGGCCGTGCTCACCGGGCCGGCGCTCGGCACGGCGCTCGCGTACGCAGGCGTCACGCTCGTCGGGGGCGCCGCGGCGTCGGTCGCCGGCATCGCGACGGGGGCGGCGCTGCATCGCAGTTCGGCCGCGGGCCGCGCCACGGGGACGCCGTCGTGA
- a CDS encoding NUDIX hydrolase: MTRADPQPEPERPWSTTGRRDLHRGRVALVEHDVLLPDGSASRYEVDESVPFAVATLVVDGDDVLLARQFRYPLGRWILDLPGGAGDADEEPADAARRELEEELGLVASELRHLRTYAVNPGRASWPIHVFACTAPTTAGTADRSDPSEQVRLVRMPVAELDALIAAGGVEDPTLLIARAAAAEQGLLPPLGPAEADATTP, encoded by the coding sequence ATGACGCGCGCCGATCCGCAGCCCGAGCCCGAGCGCCCCTGGTCCACCACCGGCCGACGCGACCTGCACCGCGGACGCGTCGCGCTCGTCGAGCACGACGTGCTCCTGCCGGACGGGTCCGCGTCCCGCTACGAGGTGGACGAGAGCGTGCCGTTCGCGGTCGCGACGCTGGTCGTCGACGGCGACGACGTGCTGCTCGCGCGCCAGTTCCGCTACCCGCTCGGGCGGTGGATCCTCGACCTCCCCGGCGGCGCGGGCGACGCCGACGAGGAGCCCGCCGACGCCGCCCGCCGCGAGCTCGAGGAGGAGCTGGGCCTCGTCGCGTCGGAACTCCGCCACCTCCGCACCTACGCCGTGAACCCGGGCCGCGCGTCCTGGCCGATCCACGTGTTCGCCTGCACCGCCCCGACCACCGCGGGCACCGCCGACCGCTCCGACCCGTCGGAGCAGGTGCGCCTCGTGCGGATGCCCGTCGCCGAGCTCGACGCCCTCATCGCCGCGGGCGGCGTCGAGGACCCGACCCTGCTCATCGCCCGCGCGGCGGCCGCCGAGCAGGGCCTGCTGCCGCCGCTCGGGCCGGCCGAGGCGGACGCGACGACGCCGTGA